Proteins co-encoded in one Bacteroidota bacterium genomic window:
- a CDS encoding carboxypeptidase regulatory-like domain-containing protein — MKTLSILAVTLLMNCLTALKAQNSHGEIKGLIKDDEYNPVIGAIVKITQGGYLVGGTTTDENGKYVYKPLDPGNYEVTVTSPMHVTAIKNKIPVKPSEATYVDIRMKINQLDQVDITAYVEDFVEPMVDATIIDITSIGAEEIAQSVNRNDGVMDMIANNSPGMVQDSEGEWHLHGGRADATEFLIDGVKVSSLNGLPVTALENVSLISGGVPAMYGDFTSGVVVVTTKDYFSGIRAKRVRNAALEEQYQLKQRRKRDKQEEENRAKEIEQEKLLELKNK; from the coding sequence ATGAAAACACTATCAATTTTGGCAGTTACACTCTTGATGAATTGTTTAACTGCATTAAAGGCGCAAAATTCGCATGGCGAAATTAAGGGCTTGATTAAGGATGACGAATACAATCCGGTTATTGGAGCGATTGTGAAAATAACACAGGGTGGGTATTTAGTAGGAGGTACTACAACCGATGAAAACGGAAAATACGTATACAAACCACTCGATCCGGGTAATTACGAAGTAACTGTTACGAGTCCTATGCATGTCACCGCAATAAAGAATAAAATCCCGGTGAAGCCGTCTGAAGCTACCTATGTGGATATCCGAATGAAGATTAATCAACTCGATCAAGTCGATATTACCGCTTATGTTGAAGATTTTGTTGAACCAATGGTTGATGCTACAATTATTGATATAACAAGTATTGGTGCCGAAGAAATTGCACAATCGGTTAATCGTAATGATGGTGTTATGGATATGATTGCAAATAATTCTCCCGGAATGGTGCAGGACAGTGAAGGCGAGTGGCATTTGCATGGAGGAAGAGCAGACGCTACCGAATTTTTAATTGATGGTGTAAAGGTTAGTTCGCTGAATGGTTTACCGGTTACTGCTCTTGAAAATGTGAGTTTAATTAGTGGTGGTGTACCCGCGATGTATGGTGATTTTACAAGTGGCGTTGTAGTTGTTACTACCAAGGATTACTTTAGTGGCATCCGGGCAAAACGGGTAAGAAACGCAGCCCTTGAGGAACAATATCAATTGAAGCAAAGAAGAAAAAGGGATAAACAGGAAGAGGAAAACAGAGCCAAGGAAATTGAGCAGGAGAAATTACTGGAGTTGAAGAATAAATAA
- a CDS encoding RNA polymerase sigma factor — translation MWLFNKHSEKSDEELIGNYRLKGDKNSFAALFKNHVATIYGTCLFYLQDKDEAKDAVMNIFEKLLIELKKEEIKNFKGWLSFVVRNHCISLVRKKKTVQKNAASYFDFEYKTPVLEEEINIHLVDDETMLLNLNDCLPKLKDKQRICIQLFYLKNLSYQQISIHTGYSILEIKSYIQNGKRKLKLLLEELHTQPRHE, via the coding sequence ATGTGGTTATTCAATAAACATAGTGAGAAATCGGATGAAGAACTCATAGGTAATTACAGACTGAAAGGTGACAAGAACAGTTTTGCCGCTTTGTTTAAAAACCATGTGGCTACTATTTACGGTACTTGCTTATTTTATTTGCAAGACAAGGATGAAGCAAAAGATGCCGTGATGAATATATTTGAGAAATTATTGATAGAATTAAAAAAAGAAGAAATAAAAAACTTCAAGGGCTGGTTAAGTTTTGTTGTCAGAAATCATTGCATTAGTTTGGTAAGAAAAAAGAAGACCGTTCAAAAAAACGCGGCTTCTTACTTCGATTTTGAGTATAAAACACCTGTTTTAGAAGAAGAAATCAACATTCATTTGGTAGATGACGAAACCATGTTGTTAAACTTAAATGATTGTCTGCCTAAATTAAAAGACAAGCAGCGCATTTGCATCCAACTATTCTATTTAAAGAATTTAAGCTATCAGCAAATCAGCATACACACCGGTTATAGCATCCTTGAAATAAAAAGTTATATCCAAAACGGAAAGCGTAAACTGAAATTATTGTTAGAAGAATTACATACACAACCCCGCCATGAATAA
- a CDS encoding cupin-like domain-containing protein, producing the protein MSENEYRDFIRSLSFSQKFRYGIYQLADHFIGRKKLFSNRAPYYKELNETMPKHGEGRIMPIERRKDLSLEEFKSHYVKKGIPVVMEGAAKDWPCVQKWSLEYFKELHGKDEIVLVDQAIPGYPYELTTLADVIDNIRGGGSKYYRFYPLLARHPEHLNDFDYKWLKERRNPLCWFDAFQVFIGGQGSYTALHNANQSNLFVQVYGEKKWVLYSHYYSPVVDPHPVRNVYRSAPGKRETGPFNPFEPDYDYPFELYKNIDGYSVHLKPGDILWNPPFYWHAVKNATDSIGVGYRWLSPFYSFKISPLYMLLDCFATKPPIWKAYSLYKKDINELHLAEFKKLEEAKKKIAEQEARKKAAGK; encoded by the coding sequence ATGAGCGAAAACGAATACCGTGATTTTATACGCAGCCTTAGTTTTAGTCAAAAATTCAGATATGGAATTTATCAATTAGCCGACCATTTTATCGGGCGAAAGAAATTATTTTCTAACCGCGCACCATATTATAAGGAGCTGAATGAAACAATGCCGAAGCATGGCGAGGGAAGAATTATGCCCATCGAGAGGCGAAAGGATTTAAGTTTGGAGGAATTTAAGAGTCATTATGTAAAAAAAGGTATTCCTGTTGTAATGGAAGGTGCGGCAAAGGATTGGCCTTGTGTTCAGAAATGGTCGCTCGAATATTTTAAGGAGCTTCACGGAAAAGACGAAATTGTATTGGTGGATCAGGCTATTCCGGGTTATCCTTATGAACTTACAACTTTAGCGGATGTGATTGATAATATCAGAGGTGGAGGCAGTAAGTACTATCGTTTTTATCCACTATTGGCTCGCCATCCTGAGCACTTAAATGATTTTGACTATAAATGGTTAAAGGAAAGAAGAAATCCACTTTGTTGGTTTGATGCTTTTCAGGTTTTTATTGGTGGTCAAGGGTCATATACTGCATTGCATAATGCTAATCAAAGTAATTTGTTTGTACAGGTTTATGGCGAAAAAAAATGGGTCTTGTATTCGCATTATTATTCTCCTGTAGTTGATCCGCATCCGGTACGAAATGTTTACCGCAGCGCTCCCGGTAAACGAGAAACGGGTCCTTTCAATCCTTTCGAACCGGATTATGATTATCCATTCGAGTTATATAAAAATATTGATGGTTATTCTGTACATCTTAAGCCCGGAGATATTTTGTGGAATCCACCTTTTTATTGGCATGCCGTAAAAAACGCTACCGATTCAATTGGTGTAGGTTACCGTTGGTTATCGCCATTCTATTCCTTTAAAATTTCTCCATTATATATGTTGTTAGATTGCTTTGCAACTAAACCTCCAATTTGGAAAGCATATAGCTTATATAAGAAGGATATTAATGAGTTGCATTTGGCTGAGTTCAAAAAATTAGAAGAAGCCAAGAAAAAAATAGCGGAGCAGGAGGCCAGAAAAAAAGCGGCAGGAAAGTAA